The nucleotide sequence ATTCCAGCTATTGCTGTTGACACCCATGTTAAAAGATTATCCAATCTGATGGGTTTTGTTGATTCTGACAATCCGGAAAAGATTGAGGAAAGATTAAAAGAAATTTTTCCGTCTCGGGAATGGATAAGTTTAGGACATTATTTGATGAGTCATGGAAGAAAAATTTGTATTGCAAGAAGACCAAAATGTACTGAGTGCATAATTGGCGATCTCTGTCCCAGTTATGATCCTGAAAACAAAAAATTATGAAGGAATTTTTATGACTGATATTGAAAGAGACAGAAATATTTGTTTTCAAATTCTTAATGAGTTCACAAAAAGTGAAAGTTTAATCAAGCATGCACTCGCAGTTGAAACGTGTGTCCGTGCTTATGCTCAAAAATTAAATCAGGATGTTGACTACTGGGGGAATGTAGCTTTGCTGCACGATTTTGATTATGAAATGTATCCAACGGAGGATGGACATCCTTTCAAAGGAAACGAAATATTGAAAGAGAGAGGATTTTCAGATCAATTCAGGATTGCAATCATGTCTCATGCAGATTATACAGGAGTAAAGAGAACTTCTCAACTCGAAAAAGTATTATTTGCCTGTGATGAGCTCGCAGGTTTTATTACAGCGGTAACTTATGTGCGTCCATCGAGAACAATTGATGAGGTTGAAGTCAAGTCAGTGTTGAAAAAAATGAAAGACAAGGCATTTGCCCGAACGGTTAATAGGGATGATATTATCAAAGGTGCTCAGGAACTTGAAATTTCTTTAGAAGACCATATTCAGTTTTGTATTAATTCTATGAAAAATAAAAAAGAAATACTTGGTTTATGAGAGCAGGAGAAATTGCACCTAATTTTATTTTAAAAGATGAGAGAGGAAATGATTTCGAATTATATGCTCATCTTGATAAAAAAATATTACTGGCATTTTACCCAAAAGATGATACTCCGGTTTGCTCAACTCAATTAGGAGATTACAATAAAAACTTAGATGATTTTTTGAAAATCGGAATAAACATAATTGGTATCAACATAGACTCAGTTGAATCACATTTATTGTTCTCTGAAAAACTGAAACTTAAATTTCCTCTGCTGGCTGATGTCGATAAAAAAATTAGCAAGTTATATGGTGCATTGAATCTTTTTAATATGAATAAAAGGATGATTGTTTTAATCGATAATAACAAAAATATTGTTTGGGTTGAATCAACATTTCCATTTGCTTACCTTAATTCAGAGGAAATACTGAAAAAAGTAAAGCTATTTTACAGTAAAGAAATGACTTGACTGGTAATCCATTAGTTAACTAAATTTCGTTCAAATCAAAGGAGTTTTATCAGGGTTTTGCTACATTATTGATATTCTTAAGGAATGTCAGATTAAATAAATAATATCTTAAAAAGTATTCACAGAGTAATTTTCGATTACTTAACAATGATAAGCAAAATCTTCATAACTCTTTTGTTGTTCACTTCTGTATTATTTCCGCAGCAGGACATCAGAATTATTTCTTCAAATCAAAGTTCGATCATCATTGAATACACTCCACACTTTTTAGATACATCGCTTACCAGAATTAACAATGTGGAATTCAGGAATACAAATTTAGCTTTCGGATATTATGATGAATCTGCGAATCCTGGAACTCCCGCAATACCAGAGAGAAGATTAATAATTGGTGTACCATCTGAATTTGGTAATTCAATTCAGGTTCTCAATTCAGTTTACAAAATTATAAGTGGAAAAATTTTACCAGCAGCTACTTATGAAAAAGATAACTTTCTTGATGTAGTCAAATACGAAGTTTCACCTGAATACTATAATTATTCTGATTTCCCTGAAATTGCTTCGTTCGGAGATTTTGGAATTGCACGGGGACTGCAAGTTCAGACCATAAGATTTCTACCTGTTAAATTTGATGTTAACAGTAGTTCAATCCGGTTATATTCAAAAATAGTAATTCAAATTAATTATGGAAATGGTCAGACAAACGGTAAGAAGACTGAAGATGAAATCCTGAAATATTCTGTTATCAATTACGATGCTGCAAAATATTGGATCAAACAAAATAAAAATTTGTCAAAGGTAAATAACAGTGTTCTTTCAACAGGTCAATGGGTAAAGTTTGAAGCACCAACTGAAGGAATTTACAGAATTGACAAATCAAGATTGCAATCATTTGGTTTTAATGTTTCAACAATTGATCCGCGTACTATTAAAATCTATAATAACGGTGGAAAAGTACTCTCCGAAAAAGTAACCACACCTCGCACTATTGATTTAATCGAAAATGCAATAGTTGTAGTTGGAGAGAATGATGGAAATTTTGATGACAGTGACTATATTTTATTTTATGGAAGAGGAACAAAGTTCAGAGATTATGATTCCGTTAGCAGCACAATTGTAAGGTATAATCATCAGTTCTCTGATAAAAATTATTTTTGGATAACTGCAGGTGGAGTGAATGGAAAACGGATTCAGAATAAAACAAGTCTTAACACTTCACAGGATGTAATCCAAACTTCCACTGTAGCTTTTGCGGATTATGAAGTTGATAAAATAAATTTAGCCAAATCCGGCAGACAATTTATGGGCGATGATTTTTCGCAATCAATTTCAACCAGAACTTATATGAATAAATTGGATTACAGGCTTGCTTCAAATCCAATTAACTATACATTCAGATTTATAAATGCAACAACTTCGGCATTTAATCTTACTTTGGAAGAAAACTCAAACAATATTTTTTCCGGAAATTTACCGGGTTATACAACAGGATATACTGTTGGAATTGCACATGTCAGAAGTGCAACTTTTAACGGGCAACTTCCTGATAATCGAAGTGTTCTTCGGTTTACGTTAAATTCTTCCTCTGTTACGTCAATTGGTTACCTGGACTATTTTGAAATCACGTATGAGAAAGAACTGAAGCCGGTCAGTAATAATCTGATATTTTTTTCGAAAGATTCAACTGCTGTTGTTGAATATTATTTAAGTGGGTTTCCATCCTCTAATATTAAGTTATTTGATGTGACAGATTTTAGTAACGTTGCTGAAGTTAGCCCAAAACCTGGCTTTCCAAGCGGTGGAGATTTCAGATTTCAAGTAGCTGAAAATGCTGACGCGATCAGAAAATATATAGCAGTTGGTAATGATAACTATTTGGACCCGGTTAATCCTTCTTCTGAGGCGAATTCAAATTTAATTGGGATTACTGATGGTGCGAAATTCATTATTATCTCTCACAAAAATTTTCTGGATGCTGCGAATAGGCTTAAAACGTATCGTGAGAATGAATCCAAAATTCCAATTTCTACTATCGTGGTTGATATTGAACAAATCTACAACGAATTCTCAGGCGGGTTGCAGGATGTTTCGGCTGTCAGAGATTTTATAAAATATGCTTATGAAAACTGGCAAATCAAACCAGAATATTTTTTATTAATGGGAAAAGGCACATATGATTATAAAAATGTTGAAGGGTTTGGCGATAACTATGTAGTGCCCTGGGAGACTGAGGAATCATTACAGATGATTTATGGTAAAGACTCATACTGTACTGACGATTTCTTTGCAAGGATTGACGGAGAAGATACAAAACCCGATATTGCATTTGGTCGGTTAACCGTCAGAAACGTGAATGAAGCAAACACCTACATAGATAAAATCATTCACTACGAAACGAATACTGAACGTGGAGTATGGCGTAATCTGATTACTTTAGTTGCTGATGATGGATATACATCTACCGCATATGAAGGATATGAACATACACGTCCATCAGAAACACTTGCAAATATTTATATACCACCGTCTTTCGATTTAAAGAAGATTTACGTCGCAGATTACCCTGTTGTAATCACAGGCAATGGAAGAAGAAAACCGCTGGCTAATGCTGACATATTAAAAATTATGAATCAGGGAACTTTGTTGATTAATTATATTGGTCATGGAAATCCTGATGTTTGGGCGCACGAATACATTCTTGAAAGATCAGTAATAATTCCTCAGCTTACAAATGATAAATATTTTTTCCTTTGCGCTGCTACTTGTGACTTTGGTTATTATGATATTCCAAATTTTCAAAGTGGTGCTGAAGAAATACTATTTCTTAAAAATGCAGGATCAATTGCTACATTTAATTCTACAAGGTTAGTTTTTTCAGGACAGAACCATGATTTGAATTACGAGCTGATGAAAAATTTGCTTAATCTTCAAAGAGACACTATGAATCTTAGTGTTCCTCTCGGTATTTCTGTATTTAAAACTAAACAAATTTATAATACTGTCAATTCTCAGAAATTTCACTTGCTCGGAGATCCAACGCTAAGATTAAATGTTCCTCAATATTCAGGTAATATTGATTCAATTAATGGGCAGCCGTTAATTTCTGATGTACAGATCAGAGCACTTAGTAATACAAAAATTGCAGGAACAATCCTTAAACCGGATGGATCCAAATGGACTGAGTATAATGGTGAAGGACTTCTGACAGTATTTGATTCCGAAAGAACCAAATATCTTGAAGAAATTAACTATTCAATGCTGGTACAAGGCGGCGTTATTTTTCGTGGAAGAGTATCCGTTACTAATGGTACTTTTGAAACAGAGTTTGTGGTACCGAAAGATATTTCATACGAAAATAAGAAAGGTAAAATTATTTTTTATTTCTTTGACCCTGAATCAGATGGTTTAGCATTTACAAATAAAATTATTGTCGGCGGAACTGATTCAACAACGGTTAACGATGGTGATGGTCCTGAAATCGAAATATTCTTTGATAACGCAAATTATGTAAGTTCTTACCTTGTTGATTCCGATCCAAACCTGATTGTTAAGCTTTCTGATGAGACTGGCTTAAATACTACTGGCACGGGAGTTGGGCACAAACTGGAAGGCATTTTGAACGAAGACGAAGGAAATCCGATTGATTTTACGGATTACTTCATTGGCGAACTTGATGCCGGTGGTAAACAAGGTGAAATAAATTATCAATTTAATAAAATGTCTGACGGTGATTATACGATTGAAGTAAAAGCATGGGACGTGTTTAATAATTTTTCAAATGAAGAAGGCTTTTTTACAGTTGTTTCTTCAAATGATTTGGTTATTCGCGATGTGTATAATTATCCAAATCCATTTTCTTCAAATACGACTTTTACTTTTCAGCATAATCTTACCCAGCCGGTTGATGTGAAGATAAATGTTTACACAATTGCTGGCAGATTGATAAAACAAGTTGAAGAAAAAAATATAGATCAAAAATTTGTTAAAGTTGATTGGGATGGCAGGGATGATGATGGAGACCAGCTTGGTAATGGAACATATTTATATAAGCTGATTGTAAAAACTGTTGACGGAGAGTTCACCCAGAGTGTCCTTGGTAAGCTGGCGGTTATCAAATAAGTGTGCAATATTTAAGTATTTTTAATCGAAATAATTTTTATATATTTCAAACCTTAAGAGGAACGATAATGTTAAATACAGACGAACAAATAATTTCTTGGAGGAAAAACAAAATGAAGGTATTAGTGCCTTTCCTGATGATTGGGCTTGCTATGCTGGCTGTTCCGCAAAAAAGTTTTGCACAGGGTGAAGCTGCCGTTCCATTTTTACTTTTATCACCTGATTCAAGATTTGGTGCGCTTGGTGAATCAGGAACAGGTTTAGCCGATAACTCAGCCGCAATATTTTGGAACCCGGCAGGCGTTGCATTTCTGTCTGGTACAGAAGTATCAATTACGCACAGTAACTGGCTGCCTCAGTTTAATCTGGATTTGTTTTATGATTACCTGACTTTCAGAACCTATCTGGAAGAATTGAGTGGTAATGTAACTGCAAGTGTTACTTATATGAATTTTGGTGAATTCGTCAGAACTCTTGAAGGTGGACCTGAACCAGTTGGAACTTTCAGTGCATACGACGCAGCACTTACACTTGGATACGCTACCAAGCTTGGAAGTGATTGGGGTATTGGTTTTAATTTCAGAATAATCCACAGCAGGCTTTCTGATCAGCCGACCGGTGAGGAAGAAGGCAGCGGTGTTGCAACATCTGTTAGTTTCGACGTTGCTGGAATGTGGCGTCCGGAGTATTTGAATATTTTCGGATGGGAACTTGAAAACCGATTGAGTATTGGTGCTAACCTGAGCAATCTTGGTCCAAAGATAACATACATTGATGCTAAACAATCTGATCCAATTCCAACTAACTTCAGATTGGGATTCGCATTCCAATTGTTAAGAGATGAATTTAATTCCTTAGTCTATACTCTTGATTTCAGCAAATTACTTGTCAGCAGAGATTCAACATCATCAGAGGAATTTTACACTGGAATAATTACTTCCTGGGGTGATAATACGATGAGTGAAGAGATAAAAGACGTTGTTACATCAATGGGATTAGAATATTGGTATGGAACGCCGGGTGATTTTCTATTTGCATTAAGAAGCGGTTTCTTCTATGAAGACCCTGCACATGGAAACAGAAAGTTTATGACATTTGGCGCGGGTTTAAGATATGATATTTATGGATTTGATTTCAGCTACATAAGTTCAATTGAAGAAAACCATCCACTGGATGGAACATTAAGATTTACGATTTTAATTGGCTGGGGAGCAGCTCCGGAACCACAGAGAGGATTTCCAAGGGGCATCTAAAATTTTCTTATGAAATATTTACTTCTCTCTCTTCTCGTAATATTTGAATTGGGCAGGTTATCTGCCCAATCTTTTGTTGGAAAGATCAATCCTTTTCCCGCAGCAAGTCAGAATATTGTTACAGCAGATGATACATTAAAGATTCTTGCCATTATGGTTAGTTTCCAGCAAGATGCTGATGGAACAACTTCTGGTAATGGAAAGTTCGGCAGTATATACTCACAGAATTATGGTAGCGATATTCTCGATCCACTTCCACACGATAAAAAATATTTTGAATCGCATCTCCTTTTTGCAAAAAATTATTTTGAAAAAGTTTCTAAAGGAAAACTGAACATACAATACGAAGTCCTGACAGATACTTTTTCTGTTACTGATCGAATGCGGAATTATTCACCAGCTCCCGGTTCCGATGATTTTACAAACATCGCAAATTTTGCAGTTGAGGCGTGGACGAAAGCTGATCAAATCTATCCCGGATTTAATTTTAGTGAATACGATGTGTTTCTGATTTTTCACGCAGGTGTTGGAAGAGATATTTCGCTTCCCGGAAGTATTGGAAATGAAAGAGATCTTCCATCTTTGTATTTGAGCGAAAATGCTTTTAAAGAAATTTATGGAAATGAATTTGAAGGTATTCCGGTTTCAAACGGTAATTTCAATATTAAAAACAGCATGATTATTCCTGAAACTGAAAGCAGGGAACTTCAAACAATCAGCGGGACATTTCTTTTTGAAATTACAATTAATGGTTTGATTTGTGCAAGCATTGGAAGTCATTTCGGTTTACCGGATTTATTTGATACTGAAACCGGTTTAAGCGCAATAGGTAGATTTGGGTTGATGGATGGACAAAGCATTTTTGCTTTTCTTGGAACATATCCTCCCGAACCATCTCCTTGGGAAAAAATAAGAATGGGCTGGATTGAACCGGTAACTATGGAAATTCAAAATGCTGATGTTAGTCTCGTTACAAATCTTGCTTCTTCAATTAGTGATACAGTCATTCTTAAAGTTCCTCTAAACTCTTCTGAATATTATTTAATTGAAAATCGTATTCGTGACGCAAACGACAACGGATCAATAATTAGTTATGTGATCGGTGATGTATTCCGCAACAAATCTTTTCCTAATGACACAACAGGTTACCGCAGCTTTGATGTTGATTCACTCTCAGGAGTTATAATTGATGTTGATGAGTTTGACTGGGCGGTTCCCGGAAACGGAATTGTCATCTGGCATATTGATGAGAATGTGATTAACGAAAAAATTGCTGAGAATAAAGTCAACACAGATAAAAACAGACGTGGAGTTGATGTTGAAGAGGCTGATGGTGTTCAGGATATCGGTGAGAGATTTTATACAATTTTCGGAGATGAAGTTATCGGTGAAGGAACAGAAGATGACTTCTGGTTTGAAGATAATCCTTCTGAATTATTTCAAAACCGTTTTGCAAAAGATACCAGACCAAACACTTTAACAAACACCGGTGCAAACAGTTTAATTACAATTAAAGATTTTTCTGAAATTGATAATCGGATGAGTTTCAGAATTGAGTTTGGCGATTCTGTCGTGAAGCCTTTATTTACACTTGATTTAATGACTGATGGGGAAGCAAATGGATTATCAGTTTTGACTGATGATTTTGGGTTAACTAATTACTATGCTTTAGTTAATTCTGATCTGAAAGTAATTGATGAGAGTTTAACTACAAGCGAAGTAAGTGCGTTCTCTGAATTTAAAATGTCCGGTAACGTCAAAAACAATATTCAACGTTCTTATGGTGTGAATAAAAATTTGTTAAATATTCGAACTTCAATTTCAGGTACGTTTGAATTGCTGGTTAAGGATATTCAGGAATTAATAACCTCACCTTCATTAGTTTTTATTGATGGACAAGGAGTTGGACGTTTAACAATTGGTACGGGCAATGGTAAAATATTGTTTTATGATGAAGCTGCTGGCAATCCTAATTTGATCGATTCATTTAAAATTGACACAACGAATATCATTAAGCAAATTTCAGCATCTGGTGATTATTTCGCTTTTATCACCGAATCAAAATTAGTAAGTAGCCCACCATCATCTCTTACTCTGTTTTATGATAATCAAGGATATACCTATTCATTTACATCAGAATTACCATTTAGAATTGCGACGACAAAAAACCAATCAGGAATCAATTCATCCATAGTTCTGGTAACAGGTAATAAATTTTATACAATTGAGTCCGGAGCCGCTGTTGCGGAATTTTCCATCCCGGGTTCTGATACAATCCATTCATTTGCACTTACTGATCTAAAGCAGGACGGCACAAACTATATCGCTCTTAATAATGTAAATAATATTGAAGTTTATAATTTAACTGGTGCAATTGCAGATAACTTTCCTTTCACTGATCCCGAAGGAATTGGCTTTGTTGGAACTCCGCTTACAGCAGATTTTGAAGGTGACAGCAAATCAGAAATTATTTCTGTAACTAAAGATGGAAGAATATTTGCAATAGATGGTGGAACAGGTAAGGTTGTTCCGGGATTTCCTATATCGTGTGGTGGCAGTGTTTCAGTAACTCCTGTTTTATATAATGCAAATGGTAAAACTAATCTTTTAGTTTTAAATGATCAGAATGTTCTTTCAGCATGGTCAATCAGTTCTGTTGAAGGCAAGCTTTACTGGTCAGAAGAATATGGCAATCCACAAAATACATCATTCGTGGATGCAGCGGAGAACACTAACAGGATAAATGAATTCTTTCCATCAAGCAGAGCATATAATTATCCAAATCCGGTTTATGAAGGAACAACAAACATCCGTTACTATGTTTCTGAAGATTCAAAGATTAACATAAAGATTTTCGATCTTGCAGGAGACTTTGTCGCAGAACTGAATGATGATGCTCAAGGTGGAATGGATAACGAAACTGTTTGGAATGTTGGAGATATTCAAAGCGGAGTTTACCTCGCAAGAATTGAAGCAGCGTGTGATTGCGGG is from Ignavibacteriota bacterium and encodes:
- a CDS encoding HDIG domain-containing protein; translated protein: MTDIERDRNICFQILNEFTKSESLIKHALAVETCVRAYAQKLNQDVDYWGNVALLHDFDYEMYPTEDGHPFKGNEILKERGFSDQFRIAIMSHADYTGVKRTSQLEKVLFACDELAGFITAVTYVRPSRTIDEVEVKSVLKKMKDKAFARTVNRDDIIKGAQELEISLEDHIQFCINSMKNKKEILGL
- a CDS encoding peroxiredoxin, which translates into the protein MRAGEIAPNFILKDERGNDFELYAHLDKKILLAFYPKDDTPVCSTQLGDYNKNLDDFLKIGINIIGINIDSVESHLLFSEKLKLKFPLLADVDKKISKLYGALNLFNMNKRMIVLIDNNKNIVWVESTFPFAYLNSEEILKKVKLFYSKEMT
- the porU gene encoding type IX secretion system sortase PorU; the protein is MISKIFITLLLFTSVLFPQQDIRIISSNQSSIIIEYTPHFLDTSLTRINNVEFRNTNLAFGYYDESANPGTPAIPERRLIIGVPSEFGNSIQVLNSVYKIISGKILPAATYEKDNFLDVVKYEVSPEYYNYSDFPEIASFGDFGIARGLQVQTIRFLPVKFDVNSSSIRLYSKIVIQINYGNGQTNGKKTEDEILKYSVINYDAAKYWIKQNKNLSKVNNSVLSTGQWVKFEAPTEGIYRIDKSRLQSFGFNVSTIDPRTIKIYNNGGKVLSEKVTTPRTIDLIENAIVVVGENDGNFDDSDYILFYGRGTKFRDYDSVSSTIVRYNHQFSDKNYFWITAGGVNGKRIQNKTSLNTSQDVIQTSTVAFADYEVDKINLAKSGRQFMGDDFSQSISTRTYMNKLDYRLASNPINYTFRFINATTSAFNLTLEENSNNIFSGNLPGYTTGYTVGIAHVRSATFNGQLPDNRSVLRFTLNSSSVTSIGYLDYFEITYEKELKPVSNNLIFFSKDSTAVVEYYLSGFPSSNIKLFDVTDFSNVAEVSPKPGFPSGGDFRFQVAENADAIRKYIAVGNDNYLDPVNPSSEANSNLIGITDGAKFIIISHKNFLDAANRLKTYRENESKIPISTIVVDIEQIYNEFSGGLQDVSAVRDFIKYAYENWQIKPEYFLLMGKGTYDYKNVEGFGDNYVVPWETEESLQMIYGKDSYCTDDFFARIDGEDTKPDIAFGRLTVRNVNEANTYIDKIIHYETNTERGVWRNLITLVADDGYTSTAYEGYEHTRPSETLANIYIPPSFDLKKIYVADYPVVITGNGRRKPLANADILKIMNQGTLLINYIGHGNPDVWAHEYILERSVIIPQLTNDKYFFLCAATCDFGYYDIPNFQSGAEEILFLKNAGSIATFNSTRLVFSGQNHDLNYELMKNLLNLQRDTMNLSVPLGISVFKTKQIYNTVNSQKFHLLGDPTLRLNVPQYSGNIDSINGQPLISDVQIRALSNTKIAGTILKPDGSKWTEYNGEGLLTVFDSERTKYLEEINYSMLVQGGVIFRGRVSVTNGTFETEFVVPKDISYENKKGKIIFYFFDPESDGLAFTNKIIVGGTDSTTVNDGDGPEIEIFFDNANYVSSYLVDSDPNLIVKLSDETGLNTTGTGVGHKLEGILNEDEGNPIDFTDYFIGELDAGGKQGEINYQFNKMSDGDYTIEVKAWDVFNNFSNEEGFFTVVSSNDLVIRDVYNYPNPFSSNTTFTFQHNLTQPVDVKINVYTIAGRLIKQVEEKNIDQKFVKVDWDGRDDDGDQLGNGTYLYKLIVKTVDGEFTQSVLGKLAVIK
- the porV gene encoding type IX secretion system outer membrane channel protein PorV yields the protein MKVLVPFLMIGLAMLAVPQKSFAQGEAAVPFLLLSPDSRFGALGESGTGLADNSAAIFWNPAGVAFLSGTEVSITHSNWLPQFNLDLFYDYLTFRTYLEELSGNVTASVTYMNFGEFVRTLEGGPEPVGTFSAYDAALTLGYATKLGSDWGIGFNFRIIHSRLSDQPTGEEEGSGVATSVSFDVAGMWRPEYLNIFGWELENRLSIGANLSNLGPKITYIDAKQSDPIPTNFRLGFAFQLLRDEFNSLVYTLDFSKLLVSRDSTSSEEFYTGIITSWGDNTMSEEIKDVVTSMGLEYWYGTPGDFLFALRSGFFYEDPAHGNRKFMTFGAGLRYDIYGFDFSYISSIEENHPLDGTLRFTILIGWGAAPEPQRGFPRGI
- a CDS encoding T9SS type A sorting domain-containing protein yields the protein MKYLLLSLLVIFELGRLSAQSFVGKINPFPAASQNIVTADDTLKILAIMVSFQQDADGTTSGNGKFGSIYSQNYGSDILDPLPHDKKYFESHLLFAKNYFEKVSKGKLNIQYEVLTDTFSVTDRMRNYSPAPGSDDFTNIANFAVEAWTKADQIYPGFNFSEYDVFLIFHAGVGRDISLPGSIGNERDLPSLYLSENAFKEIYGNEFEGIPVSNGNFNIKNSMIIPETESRELQTISGTFLFEITINGLICASIGSHFGLPDLFDTETGLSAIGRFGLMDGQSIFAFLGTYPPEPSPWEKIRMGWIEPVTMEIQNADVSLVTNLASSISDTVILKVPLNSSEYYLIENRIRDANDNGSIISYVIGDVFRNKSFPNDTTGYRSFDVDSLSGVIIDVDEFDWAVPGNGIVIWHIDENVINEKIAENKVNTDKNRRGVDVEEADGVQDIGERFYTIFGDEVIGEGTEDDFWFEDNPSELFQNRFAKDTRPNTLTNTGANSLITIKDFSEIDNRMSFRIEFGDSVVKPLFTLDLMTDGEANGLSVLTDDFGLTNYYALVNSDLKVIDESLTTSEVSAFSEFKMSGNVKNNIQRSYGVNKNLLNIRTSISGTFELLVKDIQELITSPSLVFIDGQGVGRLTIGTGNGKILFYDEAAGNPNLIDSFKIDTTNIIKQISASGDYFAFITESKLVSSPPSSLTLFYDNQGYTYSFTSELPFRIATTKNQSGINSSIVLVTGNKFYTIESGAAVAEFSIPGSDTIHSFALTDLKQDGTNYIALNNVNNIEVYNLTGAIADNFPFTDPEGIGFVGTPLTADFEGDSKSEIISVTKDGRIFAIDGGTGKVVPGFPISCGGSVSVTPVLYNANGKTNLLVLNDQNVLSAWSISSVEGKLYWSEEYGNPQNTSFVDAAENTNRINEFFPSSRAYNYPNPVYEGTTNIRYYVSEDSKINIKIFDLAGDFVAELNDDAQGGMDNETVWNVGDIQSGVYLARIEAACDCGKTEEAVIKIAVVK